A stretch of the Chlorobiota bacterium genome encodes the following:
- a CDS encoding alpha/beta fold hydrolase, producing the protein MIKYLLLFIFIFSFNVSKSQFRVDTLLTMSDGKIMNLAFFTPLQLTPKGGFPAVLLVHGYAGSKEDMTAIANLFSLNGYYCVEFSVRGQGAPAGYPSEGEFNWMTDDRILQDTKEIISWMQKRSEINKDKIGMLGGSQGGMITWNAAVNKLPIKCAIPIIAVPNLENACLNNGCLNYFCYNAITTGGKSINYGPFMRDTLMPLVVNDDYYAIKNYVSRKDIVNKLSNIQIPLLIALAWQDDLFRVLDIADELKLIYSDKKLIIFPGGHGLPKDPSQLLGLMNLSIRFCDYWLKGIKTETIMNKDSAIILIDASENKIKYLTESNFNNCFPPKTIPITYYLTNNNKLIESVNSNVLTTELLEKRKYIKNITNDISLKFFSDPIKNDAELMSYKTSIWVNSDAIKYQANVLLYDYNPILKTSNPITRGSYQVRLYSNENKSKREIKYDLNPQYYLIRKGHQIEARVKFGESHPKASDEFGLSPFPPQSDANDTLFSSSDFPSFIELYPIIQNNKSVEKSVLSSKFDLVFDKNLVTKGEPISFQFNSTKDIEIVLFNQLGAVVNRLYLNKLISSSTIPTDELSPGMYWIYACSGEFVKIHKIIVIK; encoded by the coding sequence ATGATTAAATATTTACTCCTTTTTATTTTTATTTTTTCTTTTAATGTTTCTAAGTCACAATTTCGTGTTGATACTTTATTAACAATGAGTGATGGAAAAATAATGAATTTAGCATTTTTTACTCCGTTACAATTAACTCCGAAAGGTGGCTTTCCTGCAGTATTGTTAGTTCATGGTTATGCTGGATCTAAAGAAGACATGACTGCAATTGCAAACCTGTTTTCGTTAAATGGATATTATTGTGTTGAGTTTAGCGTTAGAGGTCAGGGTGCTCCTGCTGGATACCCTTCTGAAGGTGAATTTAACTGGATGACTGATGATAGGATACTTCAAGATACCAAAGAAATTATTTCTTGGATGCAAAAAAGAAGTGAAATTAATAAAGATAAAATTGGTATGTTAGGAGGTTCTCAAGGTGGAATGATAACTTGGAATGCTGCTGTAAATAAATTACCAATTAAATGTGCAATCCCAATTATTGCAGTCCCAAACCTTGAGAACGCATGCTTAAATAATGGTTGCTTAAATTACTTTTGCTATAATGCAATAACTACTGGTGGGAAATCAATTAACTATGGACCTTTTATGCGAGATACTTTAATGCCTTTGGTTGTTAATGATGATTATTATGCAATTAAAAATTATGTTTCAAGAAAAGATATAGTTAATAAATTATCAAATATTCAAATCCCTTTATTGATTGCACTTGCTTGGCAAGATGATTTATTCAGAGTTTTAGATATTGCTGATGAGCTTAAATTAATCTATTCAGATAAAAAATTAATTATATTTCCAGGTGGACATGGCTTACCAAAAGACCCATCACAATTGCTAGGTTTGATGAATCTTTCAATTAGATTTTGTGATTATTGGCTTAAAGGAATTAAAACTGAAACTATCATGAATAAAGACTCTGCTATAATATTAATTGATGCCTCAGAAAATAAAATTAAATATTTGACTGAATCAAATTTCAATAATTGTTTTCCACCCAAAACTATACCAATTACATATTATCTAACAAATAATAATAAATTAATTGAGAGTGTAAATTCAAATGTGTTAACTACAGAATTGCTTGAAAAAAGAAAGTATATAAAAAATATAACAAATGATATTTCATTGAAATTTTTCTCAGATCCAATTAAGAATGATGCTGAGTTAATGTCTTATAAAACATCTATTTGGGTTAATTCAGATGCAATAAAATATCAAGCTAACGTATTATTGTATGACTATAATCCAATTTTAAAAACTAGTAACCCAATAACCAGAGGCTCATATCAGGTTAGGTTATATTCAAATGAGAATAAATCTAAAAGGGAAATTAAGTATGATTTAAATCCTCAGTATTATTTGATTAGAAAGGGTCATCAAATTGAAGCTAGAGTTAAATTTGGAGAATCTCACCCTAAAGCGTCAGATGAATTTGGGTTATCTCCTTTTCCACCTCAATCTGATGCAAATGATACTCTTTTCAGCAGTTCAGATTTTCCAAGTTTCATTGAACTTTATCCAATTATTCAGAATAATAAATCAGTTGAAAAGAGTGTTTTAAGTAGTAAATTTGATTTAGTTTTTGATAAAAATTTAGTTACAAAAGGTGAACCAATTTCATTTCAATTTAATAGTACAAAAGATATTGAAATTGTTCTTTTCAATCAGCTTGGTGCTGTTGTCAATAGACTTTATTTAAATAAATTAATTAGCAGTTCAACAATTCCAACTGATGAACTTTCACCAGGAATGTATTGGATTTATGCTTGTTCTGGGGAGTTTGTAAAAATACATAAAATAATAGTCATAAAATAA
- a CDS encoding DMT family transporter has protein sequence MQLRTKGIVYLIIGAFIWSFGGLFIKLISMAPLAIAGWRSFFAAIIMLFFVRKEKLAISKWSLIGALSYSGTVILFVIATKLTTAANAILIQYTAPIYVGLLSRRILNENIKKKDWIIIIVAILGMTLFFAENIFSSKTQTNNYNLIGNVTAIFSGVCFAFTVISIRREKMNSTLQPVLYGNIITSIIALPLSGFEIPSSNNLIYLLFLGFIQLGFGYLFFAKGTKLVTAIESALVPIIEPVLNPIWVALFYLEYPSFIAVIGGLIVILAITSKSINFEGIKKLIS, from the coding sequence ATGCAGTTAAGAACAAAGGGAATAGTATATCTAATTATAGGTGCTTTTATATGGAGTTTTGGTGGGTTGTTCATCAAGCTAATATCAATGGCACCCCTTGCAATTGCAGGATGGAGAAGTTTTTTTGCTGCAATAATAATGTTATTCTTTGTAAGAAAAGAAAAGTTAGCAATTTCAAAATGGTCATTGATTGGTGCATTATCTTACTCTGGAACAGTAATACTTTTTGTAATTGCAACCAAATTAACAACAGCAGCCAACGCGATTTTAATTCAGTATACAGCACCTATTTATGTTGGATTATTAAGCAGAAGAATATTAAACGAAAACATTAAAAAGAAAGATTGGATAATTATAATTGTTGCAATTTTAGGTATGACACTTTTTTTTGCAGAGAACATATTTAGTTCTAAAACTCAAACTAACAACTATAATTTGATTGGAAATGTAACCGCAATTTTCAGCGGAGTATGCTTCGCTTTTACTGTTATTTCAATAAGAAGAGAGAAAATGAATTCAACATTGCAACCAGTACTTTATGGGAATATAATAACTTCAATTATAGCTCTTCCTTTATCGGGATTTGAAATTCCATCATCGAACAACTTAATTTATTTATTGTTTTTAGGATTTATACAATTAGGATTTGGATACTTATTTTTTGCAAAAGGAACTAAGTTAGTTACAGCAATTGAATCTGCTTTGGTTCCTATAATTGAACCAGTTTTAAATCCAATTTGGGTTGCACTTTTTTATTTGGAGTATCCTTCTTTTATTGCAGTAATTGGTGGTTTGATTGTAATTTTAGCTATCACTTCAAAGAGTATAAATTTTGAAGGAATAAAGAAACTTATATCTTAA
- a CDS encoding radical SAM protein — MMKVLFSNSYFYNFDQKQSLFKKPYPPIATIIAANSLRNNGYEVSLHDTSLSNSPLQIIQTIVEFKPDVLVIYEDGFNYLTKMCLSKMRNAAFDLVKIGKDYNCKVIVSSSDSTDNYSDYLTQGADFVLIGEGDKTLIELISNLDTKKEIGHVNGIAYSDKFGKIIKTLNRDVLSDIDSIGYGWDLIDIPKYKSIWEKYHGYFSLNISTTRGCPFKCNWCAKPIYGNRYNVRSVINVVNEIEFLINKFNVKHFWMCDDIFGLKQNWVQEFRDEVLTRQLKFKFKIQSRADLLMIEDSIDALVASGLDEVWIGAESGSQKILDSMEKGTTIEQINLSTKLLKLKKVKVCYFIQFGYLGETMIEINETINMILKNMPHQIGISVSYPLPGTKFYQIVKDQMNEKTNWNDSNDLTMMYEGSFNTNFYVQLYKYVHSIYRYKYGIQSLKLFYRNISIENLKYVLSGFYFLPKSIYEKYKLNRLI; from the coding sequence ATAATGAAGGTCTTATTTAGTAATTCCTACTTTTATAATTTTGATCAAAAGCAATCTTTGTTCAAAAAACCTTATCCACCTATTGCAACAATCATTGCTGCTAATTCCCTCAGAAATAATGGTTATGAGGTTTCTTTACATGATACTAGCCTTTCTAATTCCCCACTTCAAATCATTCAAACTATAGTTGAATTCAAGCCTGATGTATTAGTGATTTATGAAGATGGATTCAATTACTTAACTAAAATGTGCCTAAGTAAAATGCGTAATGCTGCATTTGATTTAGTTAAAATTGGAAAAGATTATAATTGCAAAGTAATTGTTAGTTCATCAGATTCTACCGATAATTATTCAGATTATTTAACTCAAGGAGCAGACTTTGTTTTAATTGGCGAAGGTGACAAAACATTAATTGAACTAATAAGTAATTTGGATACAAAAAAAGAAATTGGGCATGTAAATGGTATTGCTTATTCAGACAAATTTGGCAAAATAATTAAAACTTTAAATAGAGATGTTTTATCAGATATTGATTCTATTGGTTATGGTTGGGATTTAATCGACATCCCAAAATATAAATCAATTTGGGAAAAATATCATGGTTACTTCTCACTCAATATTTCTACAACAAGAGGGTGTCCGTTTAAATGCAATTGGTGTGCCAAACCAATTTATGGTAACCGATACAATGTTCGCTCTGTTATTAATGTTGTAAATGAAATTGAATTTTTAATTAATAAATTTAATGTAAAGCATTTTTGGATGTGTGATGATATTTTTGGGTTGAAACAAAATTGGGTGCAAGAGTTTAGAGATGAAGTGTTAACAAGACAACTTAAATTCAAATTTAAAATTCAATCAAGAGCAGACCTTTTAATGATTGAAGATTCTATTGATGCATTGGTTGCTTCTGGCTTAGATGAAGTATGGATTGGAGCTGAAAGCGGTTCGCAAAAAATTCTAGATTCAATGGAAAAAGGGACCACAATTGAACAAATCAATTTGTCAACTAAATTACTGAAACTAAAAAAAGTTAAAGTCTGTTATTTCATACAGTTTGGTTATTTGGGCGAAACTATGATCGAGATTAATGAGACTATAAATATGATTTTAAAGAACATGCCACATCAAATAGGGATTTCTGTTTCTTATCCTTTGCCTGGTACAAAATTTTATCAAATTGTTAAAGATCAAATGAATGAAAAAACAAATTGGAATGATTCTAACGACCTAACAATGATGTATGAAGGGAGTTTCAATACAAATTTTTATGTTCAACTTTATAAGTATGTTCACTCAATTTATCGATATAAATATGGAATCCAATCCTTAAAATTATTTTATAGAAATATTTCAATTGAAAACTTAAAATATGTTTTATCAGGTTTTTATTTTTTACCTAAATCTATATATGAAAAATATAAACTCAATAGATTAATTTAA
- a CDS encoding TonB-dependent receptor — protein MNKILSNFLFIGLLFCFIPSNAQFPRGNQIPSSMNASLKGNIIGIVKDSLTDQVLEYATITIKLPKTNKTFGGAISKSDGKFIVDKLRTSEEYNVEVSFIGYQTKKIDKITIQDEPPVFDLGEIRISQNQTLGNEVEVTAKKEFQEIRIDKKVFNLTANPTFIGTNLSDALAKIPAIEVDQDGNISLRGKGNPTILIDGRPLPMSSEQLNNLFKQMPTSMIDNIEVVTNPSAKYEATGMSGIINIVMKKNSETGESYGGGVTLGYGTWDRYNAFLNGNYRKNSFSAFASAGYSRNVMEFNSLVSRDTKDSLGATVIKLNQTSEGSSNGNNLNANLRLDYNFTPKTSLSLSSLFNTYSGPTTSLGKYDQTLGSLTNNFLSYSTRVGDNSSSNTLINGSLSFKQQFEGEHQLTTDINFTNSKTKDDQKFTFSNFINDKTTLLGKENIQNDNLSINNKGLTYKLDYSLPISKGTKIETGYKGEMREINNDVVSQIYNDSLKQFISNPYNTSTYKYDDNYNAGYLLVNHELTSEFSLQAGVRVENTNIIGGYNNKTDIDKSFLDIFPSGSILYKIADNSQLQLGYSKRINRPRFDQLIPYTSRYDVYSRYIGNPNLNPEYTHAIELNYNTFGDWGSFTLSPFVRVENGSIRHVTSLANNITTTTQVNFGTSTTFGSEMSISTKPFNWLNFTLNLNGSSLTNDGSEIAGDVSSNAVIVGGNLNAIFSIYDGLDAVFSSRYRSKGQIGYSRRLPNYGSDLAISYRMMSNNLIFSLRLSDLFDTQRMAFQTEAPDFYSSFEMKSVSRIAFLNIVYNFGQKLNLPRQKQNDSPRNDDMGGYGM, from the coding sequence ATGAATAAAATATTATCAAATTTCCTGTTCATTGGTCTATTATTTTGTTTTATTCCATCAAATGCTCAGTTCCCAAGAGGTAACCAAATACCTTCTTCAATGAATGCAAGCTTAAAGGGTAATATAATTGGAATAGTTAAAGATTCTTTAACTGATCAGGTGTTAGAATATGCAACAATAACAATCAAGTTACCTAAAACAAACAAAACATTTGGTGGGGCAATCTCTAAATCAGATGGTAAATTTATTGTTGATAAATTAAGAACATCTGAAGAATATAATGTTGAAGTAAGCTTTATAGGTTACCAAACTAAAAAGATTGATAAGATAACAATTCAAGATGAACCTCCTGTTTTCGATTTAGGAGAAATTAGAATTTCTCAAAATCAAACATTAGGAAATGAAGTTGAAGTTACAGCGAAAAAAGAATTTCAAGAAATTCGCATTGATAAAAAAGTGTTTAATCTAACTGCAAACCCAACTTTCATAGGAACTAATCTTAGCGATGCACTTGCTAAAATTCCAGCTATTGAAGTTGATCAAGATGGGAATATTTCATTAAGAGGCAAAGGCAACCCAACAATTCTAATAGATGGAAGACCCTTACCAATGAGTTCTGAACAATTAAATAATTTATTTAAACAAATGCCAACTTCAATGATTGATAACATTGAAGTTGTTACTAATCCATCTGCCAAATATGAAGCTACTGGTATGTCAGGGATTATAAATATAGTAATGAAAAAGAATAGTGAAACTGGAGAAAGTTATGGTGGAGGGGTTACATTAGGTTATGGAACTTGGGATAGATATAATGCATTTTTAAATGGTAATTATAGGAAAAATAGTTTTAGTGCATTTGCTAGCGCTGGTTATTCAAGAAACGTTATGGAATTTAATTCCTTAGTTAGTAGAGACACCAAAGATTCATTAGGTGCAACAGTAATAAAACTAAACCAAACTTCTGAAGGATCAAGTAATGGAAATAATTTGAATGCAAACTTAAGATTAGATTATAACTTTACTCCAAAAACTTCTCTTTCACTTTCAAGTTTGTTTAACACTTATTCAGGACCAACAACTTCTTTAGGTAAGTATGATCAAACTCTGGGTAGCCTTACTAACAATTTCTTAAGTTACTCAACAAGAGTTGGTGATAATTCTTCTAGCAACACCTTAATAAATGGATCTCTTTCTTTCAAGCAACAATTTGAAGGTGAACATCAATTAACTACAGATATTAATTTTACTAATTCAAAAACTAAGGATGATCAAAAATTTACTTTTTCTAATTTTATAAATGATAAAACAACTCTATTAGGAAAAGAAAATATTCAAAATGATAATTTATCTATAAATAATAAAGGATTAACTTATAAACTTGATTATTCTTTACCAATATCAAAAGGGACTAAAATTGAAACTGGTTATAAAGGTGAAATGAGAGAAATTAATAACGATGTTGTTTCCCAAATTTATAATGATTCTTTAAAGCAATTTATTTCTAATCCTTATAATACTAGTACTTATAAATATGATGATAATTATAATGCTGGATATTTATTAGTTAATCATGAGTTAACTTCAGAATTCAGTTTGCAAGCAGGTGTAAGGGTAGAAAATACAAACATAATTGGGGGTTATAACAACAAAACTGATATTGATAAAAGTTTTCTAGATATTTTTCCAAGTGGATCAATCCTATATAAAATCGCAGATAATTCTCAACTTCAACTTGGTTATAGCAAAAGAATTAATAGACCCAGATTTGATCAACTAATTCCATACACAAGCAGATATGATGTTTATTCTAGATATATAGGCAATCCAAATTTGAATCCAGAATATACTCATGCAATTGAATTAAATTATAACACTTTCGGTGATTGGGGATCTTTTACTTTATCTCCATTTGTAAGAGTTGAAAACGGTTCAATAAGGCATGTAACTTCTCTGGCAAATAATATAACAACCACAACTCAAGTTAATTTTGGTACATCAACAACATTTGGAAGTGAAATGTCAATTTCTACAAAACCATTTAATTGGTTAAACTTTACGTTAAATTTAAATGGTTCTAGTCTTACAAATGATGGAAGTGAAATTGCTGGTGATGTTTCTAGTAATGCAGTAATTGTTGGTGGGAATTTAAATGCAATCTTTTCAATTTATGATGGTTTAGACGCAGTATTTTCCTCGAGATATAGATCAAAAGGTCAAATTGGATATTCAAGAAGATTACCAAATTATGGAAGTGATTTGGCAATTTCTTATAGAATGATGTCTAATAATTTAATTTTTTCTTTAAGGTTAAGCGATTTATTTGATACTCAAAGAATGGCTTTTCAAACTGAAGCACCAGATTTTTACTCTAGTTTTGAAATGAAATCTGTATCAAGAATTGCTTTTTTGAATATAGTTTATAATTTTGGTCAGAAACTTAATTTGCCAAGACAAAAACAAAATGATAGCCCTCGTAATGATGATATGGGCGGGTATGGCATGTAA
- a CDS encoding helix-turn-helix domain-containing protein: MRFLINDSIELGVQLKRLRELNGFKADLIAKNIGISKSYLSMIESGKRIAHWSLLKKILNAQNETLISFFTKAENNQKPVDENHLTNNFSILIEGESNALNTEIIYSKSKNTTIFLTPFQKNLNCQLVNICLLPKSYWTEDYITYNSKVTLLCSNGSVLFECKDVDSGQWEKVIQKNELLIFDANNNHRIRNHTNETSHFTLIISNPKL; the protein is encoded by the coding sequence ATGAGATTCCTAATAAATGATTCAATAGAACTTGGAGTTCAGTTAAAACGATTAAGAGAATTAAACGGATTTAAAGCTGATTTAATTGCAAAAAATATAGGTATTTCAAAATCTTATTTATCAATGATTGAATCTGGGAAAAGAATTGCTCATTGGTCTCTACTAAAAAAAATTTTAAATGCTCAGAATGAAACTCTAATTTCATTTTTTACTAAAGCTGAGAACAACCAAAAGCCTGTTGACGAAAATCATTTAACTAACAATTTTTCCATTTTAATTGAGGGTGAGTCTAATGCTTTAAACACTGAGATTATATACTCTAAAAGTAAAAACACTACTATTTTTTTAACCCCTTTTCAAAAAAATTTAAATTGTCAATTAGTAAATATTTGTCTATTACCAAAGAGTTATTGGACTGAAGATTACATTACATATAACTCTAAAGTTACTTTACTATGTTCAAATGGTTCAGTATTATTTGAATGTAAAGATGTAGATTCTGGGCAATGGGAAAAAGTAATTCAAAAAAATGAACTGTTAATTTTTGATGCTAATAATAATCATAGAATTAGAAATCATACAAATGAGACATCTCATTTTACACTCATAATATCTAACCCAAAATTGTAA